The window TTTAGTTGAAGAAAAAATTGTAACATGATAATTGAATAAGcatttttattcatgaataggCAAATAAGCACGTCCTCTGACAATTTCCAAGTTTTTCATGACAAGGTTCTGTTCTCTTATTGTAATGCCATAGTTGACACTAGTCAGTCATTGAAAGGTGGTTAGCATTTCCATGTACTTGGTTAGAATGAGCACTGAATCACAAATGTTTGTGTTTTAAGATCGTCTGATGCATGATTCATGTCCAAACACAATAATTTTATCAAGATTTATTCTGAGTTCTGGTTGAAACTTTTCTTTTCATTTGGAGAGCGCACTGCCCTTCAGAATGAACTGTGCGGACTGCAGTCCTCAGTAACTAGTCTTGAGAGGCTTAATAAAGATAATACTTTAGTTGAGATATCACAGTTTATTacctttcttttgtttgttgTGCCATTTAGACATCTGTGGTTTCATCTTTCAATAGTCCATCAAATTAGTTGCCTATTTTCAAGTGATCCGTTTGGTTTATTCTTGCACCATGCATTGCTGAAGTAAATGGAGTTCATTAGTTGTCTTGTTTAAATACATAAATATGTATCCCCACTCACACAGAGAGATTTTTTCCTCCTATACCGTTGAGAATAATTTGGGGCCCCAATAATTTTCCATTTGATTTGATGGACACATCACACTCACACAGATTCATTTCCCCGCCGGTTGAGAATAATTTTCTTCTGATTTGATTGGACACATTTTTCAGACCGGAAACAAATGATGAGAGGGAGTTGAAAGAAGAGATCAATCTACTTAAGTTGGAACTAAATGAAAATGAAGCCAAGATGAGTGAAGACGATGCAAAAAGTTTGGCTGAGAAGATAACTCAAATGGAAAAACAGCTGGAGCTTCTTACAATTGCAATGGATGACAAGATCAGATTTTCGCAAAGACCTGGCTCTGGAGCAGGGAGGGTTACAGCATCTTCGCCAACAAATCTTGCAGATGAATCCCAAATAAAGGAGTCCATGGAAAGGCCAGGTTCCCGCAGTGGCATGGATCAATATTCAAAACCAACTGAAGAAAGATGGGGGTTTCAGGGGAGCAGAGATAGAGGCTCTTTTGGTGGCAACAGAAGTTCAGACAGGTGTGTTCATTTCTTGATTTGTGCCTGATGTTATTATGAGTTAGTTCATTCCAATAAAAATTCTACTTACCGTGATTCTTCGCATTACACATGCACATAAATTAGTGGTATGGTCAATGATTACATCATGTTTTTTAAGAGAATATAAGTGTTGCTATTCTTCTTCCCCACATTATGTTTTTTAGGATCTGGAAGTTTATGAGATTACTTGCCATTTTTCATCAGTTACTGTTTAGATCTCTTTTCAATTCTATTACTACGAATTGTTCTTAAGATTAGGCATGAAATTTTAGTTGTTTCTACATATGAAGTATAAACTCTGTATCCACCTGTCTTTCAGGTCGTCGGGAGGACAAAGATGGTGAGCCGTTGCCAGCCAGATTTTTCACTTCGTGTTTAGATGGAGCACAAATAATTTATGTTCTTGTTGCTGCTTGACTCATTTTGTTTGGCTTGGAAGAGGGGAGAGGATCGTGCACAAAACAGATTGCTTTGCACTAAGTTGTTAATTACCACCCTTATGGTGGTTCgtctattttgtttttttttttctttgtaaattttcTTTTACCCTCTTCCATGTCAAAACAAGTGTGACAACCTTTCATAGACTAACTATTGTTCTTGCTTCCTGCATGATTATGCTGTAGCATTCTTATTCAAGGGCTTGTTTGGATAGGTGTGAATTAAACCAAATCTCTTCAGATCAGTCGGGAAATTTCCTTGCCGGGTGCTTTATATGCGCACATATTTCTAAAGCTGATGTGTTTAGCTCAGTTACCAGCTGCGGACGACACCATCCTCTCTTCGTATGGAGTAGCTGTAGAAGTCCATTAGCTATCAAATCTTTGCTGTTCTATGATCGTTTTGCACGGTTTCCTTTGTTAATATGAAACGGTAACCGAGACGATGACACAGGCGTAGATTTTCCCATCAAGGTGAAGGTTGCTGTCACGCGAATCGTTTGTTAATATGGATGCATCACCAAGGCACCAGCTGTGAAAACTCGTGTATGACATGTAAAAAAACAACTCTAAGAAGAAACTGCTAGTTCATTGCGTCTTTGGAAACCTCTTGAAAGGAAATGAAGATTGGCCTAAAAAATGGATGCAGACCATTGCATGGTCTTTCGAGGATATACAATTTATCTCAGGTGCCATGCCTCAACATATTCTTGTTTTTCGAGCAACTCTAATAGTttgattttctctttttttctttccattTTTTTAATATAGAAAATTGATGGTGAAAAAATTTACTCCaacaaattaattttttatctcccttttctctttattttttctcaatccccaTTAACATCTCCACAATCCCAATAGAATGGGGAGACAGCCGCGTCTCCCTTTCCTCGTCGCTTCCTCGTCCCGCCGTCGcctccctgctcgccgtcgcctcccgctgtcgccatggccgccgacgaGCACGCTCCCTACCAGCCGCCCGCCGTCGCTGCTCTGCGCCATGAACtcctcgaggcggcggaggaggaggggggcgcagcgcgcgccgcgcgaggaggaggaggagaggcgccgcggcggggtgtggcggaggaggcgccggcgccggcgccggcgcggccgcagcCTGGGCGGCAGCTGGTGGCGGCTGTGCCGGGaccacggcgacggcgggccGCTGATGTTGCTGGGCGAGTTCCTGGACATGGAGCGGCAGCTCGCGGGGGCCGACTTCCTCTGCGACGGCGCCGGTGCCTCGGGGCGTGAagccgccgtggcggcggccaccgcgctGTTCGAGGACGGCAGGTTGCGGCCCCCGCAGCCGGCAGCGgctgccgcggcggaggagcgcggGAGGTGGCGACTGCTGCGGGCGTCGGAAGGCTCGTCGTCGCTGGCGCGGCTGCCGGTGCTGCTCACCGGCatctgcagcggcggcgcggggtaaCAAGCAGACCAAAACCGCGAAGAAGCGGCCGGGAGGCGGCGCGCGAGGGCCCGGGCCAGGCgcgtccccggcggcgccgcccgcggacCCCACCGggagcggcacggcggcggcggcggcggcgtgctgcgTGGCGCGCGCGCCGCTCTGCGCGTGCCTGCCCGTGGCCGCCGATGCGTGCAGGAAGCCTCCTCTGACTCCGTTTCTGCGATCGGAGCGGctgccgcgcggccgccgctgccgccaggaGACGTCGCCGTCCGGCGGGCGGGGTGATCTTGGCTCtttgctgcaggctgcagctatAGCTACTGCAATCTATCTCAGTTCACCAGTCCTAGCGATATTTTGCCCGGTCCCTTTCAGCAGCCAGAACGCGCGAGATCCGTCGTCAGGCACGAGCTTGCTTCTTGCCCATCGTCGTTCTCGGACGCCGAGGCCGGGGAGTTCCTGCCGAGCACCGCCCGCAGGCGGGCAATGGGCGGGAGGAGGGCCAGCCCCAGGCTCGGGCGCACGACGGAGGAACAcgacgggaggggaggggaaagaAAGAGAAGACCGGTTGACCCACGTGACAGAAAGAGGGAAAGAGAAAAATCTAACTGTTGGAGCACTTTTTTTTTATAagttgaaaataaaaaaagagtttTCTCTATATGATAcgaaagagaaaagagaaaaatcaaACCGTTGGAGTTGTTGCTCAGCAGGAGGCGCTAGGCTTGCTTCGTGTTCGAGTTCTTGTCGGGAGTCGGACTCGGACCGGCGGAAGCGCGTGGCGGCGACCGCCTCCGACTCGAATCCCTTGCCCGGGGACGATTAAAACCACTCCATGCCTCCATGCCGATCCCGTCTCGTTCCTCGATCTACAATTCCACATCCATCCTCCCACTCGGTCCTCTTCATTCTCCCGGCGTCCGGCGAGAGCGAGACTCTCTGCTCGTTccccgcgcggcggcgaacCATGGGAGCCCttcgtcgcgccgcccccgttCCCGGCCCCCGCTCGTTCTCGAAGCCTTCtcggggagcagcagcggcgccacCAGCGGCTCGCAGCGCGATGGCGCGGCGGGAGCCGGCGTcgatccgccgcgccggcgccgaccggAAGCTCTCCGTTCCCAGCAAGAAGTGCGCCAAGCTCGTCCGCTACAGCGTCGCCGTCGGGATGGGGGCCGagcccgtcggcggcggcgacgcgcccAAAGCCCGCCCGTTCGTGAAGCGGGCGCGGACCGTCGAGACTGCTACctgtgcggcggtggcgcgggagAAGAGGTCGtcggctcgccgcgccggcgctggcGAGCAGTTCTCGGCGCCGAGTCCGAAGCGCGCCAAGGTGGCCCGCGACGGCGTCGAGACGTCCGTCGACCCTGCGCTGGGGACCCTCCGGAAGAGGatggccgcggagctcgacgcCCTCCACGTGCTCCTGAGGAAGGCGGACCTCTTGTCCAGCGGCAAGAATGGCCggtccatggccgccgccga is drawn from Panicum virgatum strain AP13 chromosome 1N, P.virgatum_v5, whole genome shotgun sequence and contains these coding sequences:
- the LOC120656305 gene encoding uncharacterized protein At3g17950-like, yielding MGRQPRLPFLVASSSRRRLPARRRLPLSPWPPTSTLPTSRPPSLLCAMNSSRRRRRRGAQRAPREEEEERRRGGVWRRRRRRRRRRGRSLGGSWWRLCRDHGDGGPLMLLGEFLDMERQLAGADFLCDGAGASGREAAVAAATALFEDGRLRPPQPAAAAAAEERGRWRLLRASEGSSSLARLPVLLTGICSGGAG